CGGAAGTGAGGTTTCAAATTGAATCTTAAGCTCACTCGAATGGCTCTGTAGAGTCTTCTAACATCAAtcgctaattttttttatttgactttGGGGGGGGGTTTATTCTCTAAAAGGGATCTCTAGGTTTAGAGAAGGTTAAGGAATACGAAGAATGGGATTCATGGACGGCCAAGTTCTCCGGCGGAGCGAATATTCCGTTTCTGATGCTGCAATTGCCGCAGATCATCCTCAATGCTCAGAATCTTATGGCGGGAAACAACACCGCACTTTCGGCTGTCCCATGGCTGGTAAAAACTCTTTGATACACAACTTATGTTGGATAGAATGTGAAAGTGAACGTTTTTGATGGAATACAGGGGATGTTGACTGGTTTGTTAGGAAACCTTTCGTTGCTTTCTTATTTcgcaaagaagagagaaaaagaagcTGCTATTGTGCAAACACTCGGAGTCATCTCCACTCACGTTGTCCTTTCCCAGCTCACCGTGGCTGGAGCTATGCCTTTGCCGTTTTTTGTTGCTGCTTCAGCTGTTGTTACCCTTGGTATTATATTGAACGCTTTGTTCTATTTTGGTAAGCTTAGTACGACTCTGTGGCGACTGTGGGAAGATTTTATCACTGTTGGTGGACTCTGTGTTCTACCTCAAGTGAGTTTATTTACCCCTTTACCTCAAGTTTTGGTTTTTTGCAATAGAGGCATTAGAGCAGACACATATACTGTTGTTTCGACAGTGAAATTCTGAACTTTGAAATCGCAGGTCATGTGGTCTACTTTTGTCCCTCTTGTACCAAACAGTATCTTGCCTGGGACAACTGCTTTTGTTATTGCTGTAGCCGCTGTGTTTATGGTAAGCTTTCAAGTACTTCCGCTTTATCTTTCTCCTCATAGACTGCCTACACATTCTTCAGGGTTCACTCTACTCTCTTGGATATTATTTTCGAAGCCTACTTACAAAGaagtcatttttttaaaaatctttttgcTGAATTTTCGGACttaataagcaaaaaaaaaaaaaacatatgggaGTTTTCAGTTATAGAAAGGGGGGGAAATGGTGACCTCGGCACTGTAAATTGAGTTGCTAGATGTTGTTTATATAGGTCTGTGTTTGGACTCTCTGACCTATTTAGTCCCAGTTTCACAGATCTTTTACAACAACTATTAAGATATGTAGTAATCTTCCTTTTATCTTAACTTTCTTCTGGTAAGAATGCAGGCTCGAACCGGCAAACTCTCAGAGGAAGGTGTTAAATTTGTCGAGTCTTTATCTGGATGGACAGCGACACTTATGTTCATGTGGATGCCAGTTTCCCAAATGGTATAACAGCGAGTCTTACTTCTCCTGTTCCTTGAACGTTCTCCCAACTACTGGATATCTGATGTTCATCTATATTTCAGTGGACAAATTTCCTAAGTCCAGACAACATAAAAGGCTTATCGCCAATCACAATGTTGCTTTCGATGATGGGGAACGGGCTTATGCTTCCAAGAGCATTATTTATCCGTGATTTGATGTGGTAAAAGCTAAGCTTCAGTTTAACACTATTTTCACTCATAGTAACAAGCAATTTGATATCCACCTTTGCTGTGATGTAGGTTTACTGGTTCAATATGGGCAACTCTCTTTTATGGATATGGAAACATTCTGTGCTTATACCTGTAAGAATCCTCGCACACCTCTCTTGAAGCTAGAATGTTTTGTTTCACGATTACATAAGCTTATCAGTAACATCCGGGATTATCAAAATGCAGGTCTAACTGCACGAGCAAGTCATTTTTTGCAGCATCCACAATTGGTTTGATCTCATGGATAGGTTCATAACACTCAAAGAAACTATcttacatcatcatcatcctttgttttcaacatatgtctgaaaatactttgattgttttgatcgTGTGTAAAAAACAGGACTTGCTTTATGGAGAGATTCAGCAGCCCATGGTCACAGCTCTCCGTTTAGATCATTGAAGGAGTTGGTGTTTGGGTCATAACTCAATAGAAGCTTAAACACCGTTGGTTTGCTTCAAGCAAGTACACAGAGGGAGGATTACTTGATTGTATCAAGGAGACCAAGCcatgtattttatttatgttatttgtatTTGTCCCAAGCTCCTATATAAAACGCATATTTAGTGCCACTTCATTACTTAAGCTTAATCACACTAAACCATATAAATTTGTTAATTCCtccctactcctacgatatttTATGTTATGAAGAATAAAAACTCGTGAAATCTGGTCATTCATCTTGATTATCGATTAGTTTAAAACTGAGTAATTGAGCTAAAACTATTGGGCTTTTAGAGCCCGTATAAGGCCCATGTTTCTTTCTCCTGCCCCTAAACCACACCATGACTCGCACGACTTTCCCGAAATAACCTAGAGATCCGGAAAGAACGGAGGAAAGAAGGAAAGATGGAGGAGACGAAGCCATTGGCAGGGAATCATCcccagcagcagcagcagcagcaacaacaacaacagcagcTTCTCTACCAACATCAATTACAACAGAGACAGCAGCAGATGCTTCTCTTACAGCAGTTGCAgaaacagcaacaacaacaagccGCCATGTCTAGGTTCCCCTCCAACATCGACGTCCATCTCCGCCCCCCAGGCTCAATCCAGACTCGGCCAATTGTTCCGCCTCAGCAGAACCCTAATCCCAACCCTAGCTTGGGACAGCCTACACCGAATctccagcagcagcagcaggttGTAGCGAGTCAGCAGATGCTgcaacagcagcagcaacaacaacagcagCAGAAATTGATGCGTCCGTTGAATCACATCGAGCTTCAATTCGCTTATCAGGACGCTTGGCGTGTCTGCCACCCTGATCTCAAACGACCTTTCTCTTCTCTCGAAGACGCTTGCGAAAGGTTAGTTCTAAATTATCGAATTACTTACATTTCTTTGTAaatttatttccttttataGAAATCCACCAAAGAGATTCTCGCCCGTTCAATCTTTGCAATCTCTGGTGTAGTCAAAATTACTTATTGATATATGGCTGTCTGATCTGTGATATGAAAACAGTGATCTGTTAATGACTTACTTACTGACCCTTGTCGGAAAGTCTGCAACTTGTATGTTGTTAGCCTTTTAGTTaatttctttacttttttttattgatattgTCCTTGTTAGATCCAATACTCTTTCTGAGTTTAATGTGGTGGTATCTCTGCATGGTCGTGGCATTGTTTTGTGGTTGATTTAGGATTACAAAAACTTAAtgattttttccctttttttagTATAACCACCTG
This genomic stretch from Brassica napus cultivar Da-Ae chromosome C9, Da-Ae, whole genome shotgun sequence harbors:
- the LOC106426192 gene encoding maltose excess protein 1, chloroplastic, producing MEAKTMAMSLASNRSLIFPTYPRSSFVPTSRFSRLPLKRACIGVDGFRGSALTRWNPIVSNRRRLVPVRATNSEGSLGLEKVKEYEEWDSWTAKFSGGANIPFLMLQLPQIILNAQNLMAGNNTALSAVPWLGMLTGLLGNLSLLSYFAKKREKEAAIVQTLGVISTHVVLSQLTVAGAMPLPFFVAASAVVTLGIILNALFYFGKLSTTLWRLWEDFITVGGLCVLPQVMWSTFVPLVPNSILPGTTAFVIAVAAVFMARTGKLSEEGVKFVESLSGWTATLMFMWMPVSQMWTNFLSPDNIKGLSPITMLLSMMGNGLMLPRALFIRDLMWFTGSIWATLFYGYGNILCLYLSNCTSKSFFAASTIGLISWIGLALWRDSAAHGHSSPFRSLKELVFGS